A region from the Vanessa tameamea isolate UH-Manoa-2023 chromosome 3, ilVanTame1 primary haplotype, whole genome shotgun sequence genome encodes:
- the LOC113397355 gene encoding neurotactin: MSATDINKVDEEETKTLDKQQIEAEEKEVMLKTENETAEDDVELRHDDGPVKAALSGDITEQGREVKPKFIPIGAIKMPGFFTRNSDREKSKEEEAIEKETDNDKNQEKSDEDKTKQRFQFLQTCPFTKFLQQTPKENDGDSIGAKKGFGLFNVRYPKLFQKHSATEAALASMETLEDKLDTPNDGMENVKLDVTDEQEGKVATRLPLKERIRQKKFIIDDIMVCGVTILVLLAVIVGIVIGARSGPPTERPLRLGRYITTHTTCGLVEGILDDQVYNFYSIPYAVPPIEDKRFTYAQPLNNISMCWNGTLEVHEPGPLCLQFLENGTITGDEDCLTLDVVTPHVRYDSPLPVVVLIGANTLAGGISPAQPSAMYARTKEVVFVRPNFRLGPFGFLALDILSNSKYPRTSGNYGLSDLITALQWIKYNIKHFGGDAESVTLLGHRAGATLTAALTTVNKAHKLYSRVWLSSPSVIFPGDNLEQSQKANEPFKQISKCNDVDCLRRISQLEIMTATPDTWLGSDINSLPVADELKRSWLILDGDYLRTHAYESWDAQKEAKNSGKKKVFKPMVFGTTQHSGHSDVLRMKYMNWTADIVEKMVNESYLGEKNLTNEVFKMFNKSYEGLVELISSIRTLCPLISLARLRLVVPMYVVLGSGPGGGIAASGMADINSDIEAILGTFDSEMPEQRRFMAAIQQLFYYYVWHGQLPGPETGLIAIGQDLLAHHGLPACDLLIQEDVVPRQAHID; this comes from the exons aTGAGTGCAaccgatataaataaagttgacGAAGAAGAGACTAAAACGTTGGATAAGCAACAAATAGAAGCGGAAGAGAAAGAAGTGATGCTGAAAACTGAAAATGAAACAGCGGAAGATGATGTAGAGCTACGACATGACGACGGCCCTGTTAAAGCGGCACTCTCGGGAGATATTACTGAACAGGGACGGGAAGTTAAACCAAAATTCATACCAATTGGCGCTATTAAGATGCCTGGCTTTTTTACGAGAAATTCAGATAGAGAAAAATCAAAg GAAGAGGAAGCTATTGAAAAAGAAActgataatgataaaaatcaGGAAAAGTCTGATGAGGACAAGACTAAACAGCGTTTCCAGTTTTTACAAACTTgcccatttacaaaatttttgcAGCAGACTCCAAAGGAAAATG ATGGTGATTCTATTGGAGCAAAGAAAGGTTTTGGATTATTCAATGTTAGATAtccaaaattatttcaaaaacattctGCTACGGAGGCGGCACTTGCATCAATGGAAACTTTAGAAGATAAACTCGACACTCCAAATGATGGAATGGAAAATGTGAAATTGGATGTGACT GATGAACAAGAGGGTAAAGTAGCAACAAGGCTTCCTCTAAAAGAAAGAATCCGacaaaagaaatttattattg ATGACATTATGGTTTGTGGAGTAACAATATTAGTGTTACTCGCTGTGATTGTGGGCATAGTGATTGGAGCACGTTCTGGACCGCCCACCGAGCGACCCCTACGTCTTGGTCGATATATCACCACCCACACCACATGCGGTTTGGTAGAAGG AATACTGGACGATCAAGTCTACAATTTCTATAGCATACCATATGCAGTCCCGCCAATAGAAGATAAGAGATTTACATATGCACAACCACTGAACAATATTTCAATGTGTTGGAATGGTACATTGGAAGTTCATGAACCTGGTCCactttgtttacaatttttggAAAATGGAACGATTACAGGGGATGAAGATTGTTTAACTCTGGATGTTGTCACCCCTCACGTAAGATATGACAGTCCATTACCCGTTGTTGTATTAATTGGCGCTAATACATTAGCAGGCGGGATAAGTCCAGCTCAACCTTCAGCTATGTATGCAAGAACAAAAGAAGTTGTCTTTGTAAGACCCAATTTCAGACTGGGTCCATTTGGCTTTTTAGCTCTGGATATTTTGTCAAATTCGAAATACCCACGTACATCAGGCAATTATGGTCTCAGTGATTTAATTACAGCACTGCAATggataaagtataatataaaacattttggaGGTGATGCTGAATCTGTTACTCTGCTAGGACATAGAGCTGGGGCAACTTTAACTGCAGCCTTAACAACAGTTAATAAGGCTCATAAGTTATATTCAAGAGTTTGGCTGTCTTCACCTTCTGTTATATTTCCTGGTGATAATTTGGAACAATCTCAAAAAGCAAATGAACCCTTTAAACAAATTAGCAAATGCAATGATGTTGATTGTTTACGTCGTATATCGCAGCTAGAAATTATGACTGCGACGCCGGATACATGGCTTGGAAGTGATATTAACTCTTTACCTGTTGCTGACGAACTTAAACGTTCTTGGCTAATACTAGACGGAGACTACTTAAGAACTCATGCATACGAAAGTTGGGATGCTCAAAAGGAAGCAAAAAATTCAGGCAAAAAGAAAGTATTTAAGCCCATGGTTTTCGGAACCACGCAACATTCGGGCCACTCTGACGTACTACGTATGAAGTACATGAATTGGACAGCTGATATTGTAGAAAAAATGGTTAATGAAAGTTACTTAGGCGAGAAAAATTTGACTAatgaagtatttaaaatgtttaataaatcatatgaaGGACTTGTAGAATTAATTTCTTCTATACGTACATTATGTCCATTAATTAGCTTAGCTCGATTGCGCCTGGTCGTGCCAATGTATGTAGTGTTGGGCTCGGGCCCAGGTGGAGGCATAGCCGCTTCTGGAATGGCAGATATTAATTCTGATATTGAAGCTATTCTTGGTACTTTCGATTCGGAAATGCCAGAACAACGTCGTTTCATGGCAGCTATTCAgcaattattttactattatgttTGGCATGGACAACTACCAGGACCAGAAACTGGTTTGATTGCAATCGGACAAGACTTGCTAGCACACCATGGTCTGCCAGCGTGTGATTTACTCATACAAGAAGATGTTGTACCCAGACAAGCACACATTGACTAA
- the LOC113397359 gene encoding splicing factor 3A subunit 2: MDFQNRPGGKTGGGGVASWSESNRDRRERLRQLALETIDLNKDPYFMKNHLGSYECKLCLTLHNNEGSYLAHTQGKKHQANLARRAAKEAKEAPQQLAPEKPRIEPKKFVKIGRPGYRVTKQKDPENGQQSLLFQVDYPEIAEGVQPRHRFMSAYEQKIEPPDRRWQYLLFAAEPYETIAFKVPSREVEKHDSKFWTHWNKDTKQFFLQFAFKMEPLRMPPPPPKMWENHGIRLPPPPGAPMMGVPPPPPLLPVPPPPPSM; this comes from the exons ATGGATTTCCAAAACCGCCCTGGCGGTAAAACCGGTGGAGGAGGTGTAGCATCATGGTCCGAAAGCAATCGCGATCGACGCGAAAGACTTCGGCAACTAGCTTTAGAGactatagatttaaataaagatccatattttatgaaaaatcatTTGG GTTCATATGAATGTAAATTGTGTTTAACACTCCACAATAATGAAGGCAGTTACTTGGCTCATACCCAAGGAAAGAAGCATCAAGCTAACTTGGCACGTCGAGCTGCCAAGGAAGCTAAGGAAGCTCCACAACAGTTAGCCCCTGAGAAACCAAGAATTGAACCTAAAAAGTTTGTTAAAATTGGTCGACCTGGTTATAGAGTAACTAAGCAAAAAGACCCAGAAAATGGACAGCAAAGTTTGCTATTTCAAGTTGATTATCCTG AAATTGCTGAAGGTGTGCAACCCAGACATCGTTTTATGTCAGCTTATGAGCAGAAAATTGAACCACCAGATCGTAGGTGGCAATACCTTCTTTTTGCTGCTGAGCCTTATGAAACAATAGCTTTTAAAGTGCCTAGCCGTGAGGTAGAAAAACATGATTCTAAGTTCTGGACCCATTGGAACAAGGATACAAAACAGTTTTTCCTtcaatttgcatttaaaatggAACCATTAAGAATGCCTCCACCTCCTCCGAAGATGTGGGAAAACCATGGTATTAGATTGCCTCCACCACCCGGAGCTCCAATGATGGGTGTACCGCCTCCACCCCCATTACTGCCTGTACCCCCACCCCCTCCATCTATGTAA
- the LOC113397356 gene encoding centromere protein F, with translation MFSKAKRFEPSALIKTQSKPLPKRDIEKHQSKAPVVTKNKVPTSTLSKENFDVKSQCSSVTSTKSFKTPRPLKQSSTTSKTLTSSLKKTLLPPTKNLPKNYETKDQEELIKAYQVEIRNKDCTITEYNKQIDELKHEIANLQKILQENNNKCEDVEKINKKLGMIIISDENPNKNNEIMTEAYVTTLINNLKSEIFELQKQCEKLENEVSYKQVELSSLEEVIIIRDSLCTDLQKKLTDVETCLEETHQRLEMVKGHHALALEANESIRREYKAELETLKTKLDEEKQTIVAKSKADQENLKIKYSSLIDSIKNQLKKEKDDKMQELLHALAAKDKEMKAKLDQIDEATQEKLKLCEIQFEERSRHLQEHWTQQQREIQDLEAEIRDLKYSLNINEEKNIAINTEIKNMQNENDILRNEKKTLMQDLEVMRDESKKKVIDSENEINKLTVEVDRAIKEKNKFEMSLSVTRDIVQVLTMRLRESDNELEHLESQVQTLTNSKEVLESELATFKNTLNNTVLECNEYKEALVNILKSKAALAKEHNRIMEHNVSLIESLQNVEKEAYRELGSIKNELIEDVEIIKKESKSQIQMLREEVEKKRVLCQLATEHAGQATAAAEQSRVLLAQAAAEISRLESENHCIQQQIQDQQSLVVELSLLRQENEELTMTVAKQSSVMDKLRKDAEQVQIKPKSPSVIRKSHKIGKENIQVISPLRERNH, from the exons ATGTTCTCGAAAGCTAAAAGATTTGAACCATCAG CATTAATTAAAACTCAATCAAAACCCTTACCTAAACGAGATATAGAGAAACACCAGAGTAAAGCGCCTGTTGTTACGAAAAACAAAGTGCCTACCTCAACACTTTCTAAGGAAAACTTTGATGTGAAATCTCAATGCAGTTCAGTAACAAGCACCAAATCATTTAAAACT CCTAGGCCTCTAAAACAATCAAGTACTACAAGTAAAACATTAACCAGTAGTCTCAAAAAGACATTGCTACCACCTACCAAAAATTTGCCTAAAAATTATGAAACGAAAGACCAAGAAGAACTCATCAAAGCATATCAAGTTGAAATAAG gAACAAAGATTGCACTATAACTGAGtacaataaacaaatagatGAGCTCAAACATGAAATAGCTAATTTACAAAAgatattacaagaaaataataacaaatgtgAGGATGTTGAAAAAATCAATAAGAAGCTGGGTATGATAATTATTAGTGATGAAAACCCaaacaaaaacaatgaaataatgaCTGAAGCTTATGTAACtacacttattaataatttaaagtctgAGATATTTGAATTACAAAAGCAATGTGAAAAGTTAGAAAATGAAGTCAGCTATAAGCAAGTTGAACTTTCATCTCTTGAGGAAGTTATCATAATTAGAGATAGTTTGTGTACAGATCTTCAGAAAAAGCTTACAGATGTAGAAACTTGTTTGGAAGAAACTCATCAAAGATTAGAAATGGTCAAGGGGCATCATGCTTTGGCTCTAGAAGCAAATGAGAGTATCCGACGCGAATACAAAGCTGAGCTTGAAACTCTCAAAACAAAACTTGATGAAGAAAAGCAAACAATTGTTGCTAAATCTAAAGCTGACCAAgagaatttgaaaataaagtacAGTTCTTTAatagattcaattaaaaatcaacttaaaaaagaaaaagatgaTAAGATGCAGGAGTTACTTCATGCCTTGGCTGCTAAAGATAAAGAAATGAAAGCTAAATTAGATCAAATTGATGAAGCAACACAGGAAAAGTTAAAACTTTGTGAAATACAGTTTGAGGAACGTAGTAGACATTTACAGGAGCACTGGACACAACAGCAAAGAGAAATACAAGACTTAGAGGCTGAGATaagagatttaaaatattcattgaatataaatgaagaaaaaaatattgcaataaatacagaaattaaaaatatgcaaaatgaaaatgatattttaagaaatgaaaagaAAACTTTGATGCAGGATCTAGAAGTTATGAGAGATGAATCCAAAAAGAAAGTTATAGAttctgaaaatgaaataaataaattgacagtGGAGGTTGACAGAGCtattaaggaaaaaaataaatttgaaatgtcCTTATCAGTGACCAGAGATATTGTACAAGTTTTAACTATGCGTTTACGAGAATCGGATAATGAATTAGAGCACTTGGAAAGCCAAGTTCAAACTTTGACAAATTCTAAAGAAGTTCTAGAGTCAGAGTTAGCGACATTTAAGAATACACTTAATAACACAGTCTTGGAATGTAATGAATATAAGGAAGCTCTTGTAAATATACTGAAATCTAAAGCTGCTTTGGCTAAAGAGCACAATCGAATTATGGAACATAATGTGTCTCTGATAGAAAGTTTACAAAATGTTGAAAAGGAAGCTTATCGTGAACTTGGCtctattaaaaatgagttgatagaagatgtagaaattattaaaaaagaatctAAATCTCAAATACAAATGTTAAGGGAAGAG GTGGAAAAGAAACGCGTTTTGTGTCAGTTAGCGACAGAGCATGCTGGACAAGCTACGGCTGCTGCAGAACAGTCTCGTGTACTACTTGCACAGGCAGCTGCAGAGATATCACGGCTCGAGAGCGAAAATCATTGCATCCAACAGCAg aTACAAGATCAACAGTCTTTAGTGGTTGAATTGTCACTACTGCGACAAGAAAATGAGGAATTGACAATGACTGTTGCAAAACAATCTTCTGTTATGGATAAACTTAGAAAAGATGCAGAACAAGTACAAATAAAACCTAAATCCCCTTCTGTAATACGTAAAAGTCATAAAATTGGAAAGGAGAATATACAAGTTATTTCTCCTCTTAGGGAAcgtaatcattaa
- the LOC113397358 gene encoding heat shock protein 75 kDa, mitochondrial, with product MSALRARLSSTVFARRLLYNTKNHSKIIIYAKPLSIYNNDKLTFISCYSTVSDHQPAETVKGNAERKEFQAETRMLLDIVARSLYSDKEVFIRELISNASDALEKFRYLSVSSTPESPKLEHIDRPLNIQLTTDKQNRTLTFQDSGIGMTKEEMIQNLGTIARSGSKSFIEEIKKQGAEEASSIIGQFGVGFYSAFMVADKIEVFTRSSIEGSQGYKWSSDGSGSYEIQEVDGVPIGTKIIVYLKTDCREFADDTTVKNIIMKYSNFIGSPILLNDEQINSIKPLWLMEPKEVTQEQHIEFYRFISNSYDKPRFTLHYKTDAPLSIRSILYVPEGKPGLFELSRDSDVGVALYSRKILIKNKAENILPKWLRFVKGVVDSEDIPLNLSRELLQNSALIAKLRHVLTNRFLKFMVETSHKDPVGYDAFYKDYSLFFKEGIVTGQSPLEKEEIAKLLRFESSKLESGSKTSLADYNSRQSNDQRNIYYLAAPSRELAQSSPYYESMKKRDVEVLFCYEMYDELVLLELKEFGGRPLISVENDMQKDPADKSDNIIGIDDLQQSQVNEIITFLKSNLSGKVFEVRTTQKLDSHPCVIIVPEMAAARHFIRTQAQNLSEENRFALLRPQLEINAKHPIIKKLHKLINSDKDLANMVALQLFSNAMVTAGLLMDARNLITNINDLLVKALEKH from the exons atgtcagCCCTCCGTGCAAGACTAAGTTCTACAGTGTTTGCTAGAAGATTGctctataatacaaaaaatcattcaaaaataatcatatacgCTAAgcctttatctatatataacaatg ATAAATTAACGTTTATTTCGTGCTACAGTACTGTTTCGGATCATCAACCTGCCGAAACAGTAAAAGGCAATGCTGAGAGAAAAGAATTTCAGGCAGAAACCAGAATGCTTTTAGATATTGTAGCTCGATCTCTTTATTCAGATAAAGAa GTATTCATTAGAGAGTTAATATCCAATGCTAGTGATGCCTTGGAAAAATTTCGCTACTTAAGTGTAAGCTCAACACCAGAATCACCTAAATTGGAACATATTGATAGACCTTTAAATATCCAGCTAACCACAGATAAGCAGAACAGAACACTGACATTTCAG GATTCTGGTATAGGTATGACTAAAGAAGAAATGATACAAAATTTAGGAACAATAGCACGATCAGGTTCAAAGTCATTCatagaagaaattaaaaaacaaggGGCCGAAGAAGCCAGTTCTATAATTGGACAATTTGGTGTAGGATTTTATTCAGCATTTATGGTTGCTGACAAAATTGAGGTCTTTACAAGAAGTAGCATTGAGGGATCCCAAGGATACAAATGGAGTTCTGATGG gtCTGGTTCATATGAAATTCAAGAAGTAGATGGAGTTCCAATTGGTACTAAAATAATTGTGTACTTGAAGACTGATTGCAGGGAATTTGCAGATGATACAACTGTCAAAA atataattatgaaatatagcAATTTTATTGGTAGCCCTATTCTTCTGAACGATGAacaaataaattctattaaG ccacTTTGGTTGATGGAGCCCAAAGAAGTAACACAAGAGCAGCATATTGAGTTTTATAGGTTTATCAGCAACTCCTATGACAAACCACGTTTCACTCTCCATTATAAGACAGATGCACCCTTAAGTATAAGATCTATATTGTATGTGCCAGAAGGCAAACCAGGCCTATTTGAATTGTCAAGAGATTCAGATGTTGGAGTCGCTCTTTACTCAAGGAAAATCCTCATTAAAAATAAGGCCGAAAATATCTTGCCTAAGTGGTTACGGTTTGTGAAag gtgTTGTTGATTCTGAGGACATTCCTCTCAATCTTAGTAGAGAATTGTTGCAAAACAGTGCATTGATTGC gaAATTACGCCATGTATTAACAAACAGATTTCTGAAATTTATGGTTGAAACATCCCACAAAGACCCAGTAGGATATGATGCATTTTATAAAGATTACTCTCTGTTCTTTAAAGAAGGAATTGTCACTGGTCAAAGTCCTTTAGAAAAG gAAGAAATAGCAAAATTACTTCGTTTTGAATCATCTAAATTGGAAAGTGGTTCTAAAACTTCATTAGCAGATTACAATTCACGTCAAAGTAATgatcaaagaaatatatactatttagcAGCTCccag TCGTGAATTAGCTCAATCATCACCCTACTATGAATCCATGAAAAAACGTGATGTTGAAGTTTTATTCTGTTATGAAATGTATGATGAACTAGTTTTATTGGAACTAAAAGAGTTTGGAGGTAGACCATTAATTTCAGTGGAAAATGACATGCAAAAGGATCCTGCTGATAAGTCAGACAATATAATTG GGATTGATGATTTACAACAAAGTCAAGTCAATGAAATTATAACATTCCTTAAATCCAATTTATCTGGTAAGGTATTTGAAGTACGTACAACGCAAAAATTAGATTCGCACCCTTGTGTAATTATTGTTCCGGAAATGGCGGCGGCTAGACATTTTATTCGAACTCAGGCACAGAACCTTAGCGAGGAAAATAGATTTGCCTTGTTAAGGCCACAGCTAGAAATAAACGCGAA gCACCCCATAATCAAAAAACTACACAAGCTTATAAATAGCGATAAAGATCTGGCAAATATGGTGGCCCTGCAGCTGTTTTCTAATGCGATGGTGACGGCTGGCTTACTTATGGATGctagaaatttaattacaaatattaatgatCTTTTAGTAAAAGCTTTAGAAAAAcactaa